A stretch of the Mycobacterium sp. ITM-2016-00317 genome encodes the following:
- a CDS encoding cytochrome ubiquinol oxidase subunit I produces the protein MDALDVSRWQFGITTVYHFIFVPLTIGLAPLIAVMQTVWHVTGNTAWYRLTRFFGKLFLINFAIGVATGIVQEFQFGMNWSEYSRFVGDIFGAPLAFEGLVAFFFESTFIGLWIFGWSRLPRRVHLACIWIVAFGVNASAYFIIAANSFMQHPVGAKFNPESGRAELVDFGALLTNNTAIWAFLHAVTASLLTAGAFVAGICAWLMVRSHRRPGEEVEARTMYRPATILGSAVAIVAAAGLFFTGDIQGKLMFDQQPMKMASAESLCQTETDPDFSILTVGTHNNCDSVTHVIEVPYVLPFLAEGTFSGVTLQGVENLQAEAEEKFGPGNYRPNLFVTYWSFRAMIGLLLVPVAFALLSLWLTRRGRIPDQRWFGTFGLLTIPTPFLANAAGWIFTEMGRQPWVVVPNPTGDQMVRMTVQEGVSNHAAGTVMFSLAVFTLLYGALAVVWFYLMRRYVAEGPQEHDSEPAPPTPPDKEDVEPLSFAY, from the coding sequence ATGGACGCATTGGATGTGTCGCGATGGCAGTTCGGCATCACCACCGTCTACCACTTCATCTTCGTCCCGCTGACCATCGGCCTGGCCCCGCTGATCGCGGTCATGCAGACCGTGTGGCACGTCACCGGTAACACCGCCTGGTACCGCCTGACCCGGTTCTTCGGCAAGCTGTTCCTGATCAACTTCGCGATCGGCGTCGCCACCGGCATCGTGCAGGAGTTCCAGTTCGGGATGAACTGGAGCGAGTACTCGCGCTTCGTCGGCGACATCTTCGGCGCCCCGCTGGCGTTCGAGGGTCTCGTCGCGTTCTTCTTCGAGTCCACCTTCATCGGGCTGTGGATCTTCGGCTGGAGCAGGCTGCCCCGGCGCGTGCACCTGGCGTGCATCTGGATCGTCGCGTTCGGTGTCAACGCCTCGGCGTACTTCATCATCGCGGCCAACTCGTTCATGCAGCATCCCGTCGGCGCCAAGTTCAACCCCGAGAGCGGGCGCGCCGAACTCGTCGACTTCGGGGCGCTGCTGACCAACAACACCGCGATCTGGGCCTTCCTGCACGCGGTGACGGCCTCGCTGCTCACCGCAGGCGCCTTCGTGGCGGGCATCTGCGCGTGGCTGATGGTCCGGTCGCATCGCAGGCCCGGCGAAGAGGTCGAGGCCCGCACGATGTACCGGCCCGCCACCATCCTCGGCAGCGCGGTCGCAATCGTCGCCGCCGCCGGCCTGTTCTTCACCGGCGACATCCAGGGCAAGCTGATGTTCGACCAGCAACCGATGAAGATGGCCTCCGCAGAATCGTTGTGCCAGACCGAAACCGACCCCGACTTCTCGATCCTGACGGTCGGCACGCACAACAACTGTGACAGCGTCACCCACGTCATCGAGGTGCCCTACGTGCTGCCGTTCCTGGCCGAGGGCACGTTCTCCGGGGTGACGTTGCAGGGCGTCGAGAACCTGCAGGCGGAGGCCGAGGAGAAGTTCGGCCCCGGCAACTACCGGCCGAACCTGTTCGTCACCTACTGGTCGTTCCGCGCGATGATCGGGCTGCTGCTGGTGCCGGTGGCCTTCGCGCTGCTGAGCTTGTGGTTGACCCGGCGCGGGCGGATACCCGACCAGCGCTGGTTCGGCACCTTCGGTCTGCTCACCATCCCGACGCCGTTCCTGGCGAATGCGGCAGGGTGGATCTTCACCGAGATGGGACGCCAGCCCTGGGTGGTGGTGCCCAATCCCACGGGCGACCAGATGGTGCGGATGACAGTGCAGGAAGGCGTGTCCAACCATGCGGCAGGCACCGTGATGTTCTCCCTCGCGGTGTTCACTCTGCTCTACGGCGCGCTGGCGGTCGTCTGGTTCTACCTGATGCGGCGCTACGTGGCCGAGGGGCCGCAGGAGCACGACTCCGAGCCGGCGCCGCCGACCCCGCCCGACAAGGAGGACGTCGAACCCTTGTCCTTCGCCTACTAG
- the cydB gene encoding cytochrome d ubiquinol oxidase subunit II — translation MGLQELWFVLIAVLFLGFLILEGFDFGVGMLMSPMGTLGPGDPDNRRRAVLNTIGPVWDANEVWLITAGAAMFAAFPNWYATLFSALYLPLLAILFGMILRIVGIEWRGKINDHQWRRWADIGIALGSWLPAFLWGVAFAVLLRGLPIDADGHSHAGIGDVLSPYTLLGGLATASLFLFYGSVYLALRTAGALHQDSFRVGRTLSIPVIVLAGGFGLWTQLAYGRPWTWLALGVAVVALLVSVALVWRGTREGIAFTAMVIVVAAVAVLIFGSMYPNLLPSTLNPDWNITIYNGSSTPYTLRIMTWASLTLLPLVLAYQAWSYWVFRKRVTADAIPASVGFSRRAS, via the coding sequence ATGGGCCTCCAAGAACTGTGGTTCGTGTTGATCGCGGTGCTGTTCCTCGGCTTCCTGATCCTCGAGGGCTTCGACTTCGGCGTCGGGATGCTGATGTCACCGATGGGCACCCTCGGCCCGGGCGACCCGGACAACCGCCGTCGCGCGGTGCTCAACACCATCGGTCCGGTCTGGGACGCCAACGAGGTGTGGCTGATCACTGCCGGCGCGGCCATGTTCGCCGCGTTCCCGAACTGGTATGCGACGCTGTTCTCGGCGCTGTATCTCCCTTTGCTGGCAATACTCTTCGGCATGATCCTGCGGATCGTGGGCATCGAGTGGCGCGGCAAGATCAACGATCACCAGTGGCGCCGCTGGGCTGACATCGGCATCGCGCTCGGATCGTGGCTTCCCGCGTTCCTGTGGGGCGTGGCCTTCGCGGTCCTGTTACGGGGTCTGCCGATCGACGCCGACGGTCACTCGCATGCGGGCATCGGCGACGTGCTCAGCCCGTACACCCTCCTCGGCGGCCTGGCCACGGCGTCGCTGTTCCTGTTCTACGGCTCGGTGTACCTGGCGTTGCGTACCGCCGGTGCGCTGCACCAGGATTCGTTCAGGGTCGGCCGGACGCTGTCGATTCCAGTGATCGTGCTCGCCGGCGGATTCGGCCTGTGGACGCAGCTGGCCTACGGACGACCGTGGACGTGGCTGGCACTGGGGGTCGCGGTGGTGGCGTTGCTGGTCTCGGTGGCGCTGGTGTGGCGGGGGACGCGCGAAGGCATCGCGTTCACCGCGATGGTGATCGTGGTCGCCGCAGTTGCGGTGCTGATCTTCGGCTCGATGTATCCCAACCTGCTGCCGTCCACGCTTAATCCGGACTGGAACATCACGATCTACAACGGCTCCTCGACGCCGTACACGCTGCGCATCATGACCTGGGCCTCGCTGACGTTGCTCCCGCTGGTGCTGGCCTACCAGGCGTGGTCCTACTGGGTGTTCCGTAAGCGGGTCACCGCCGATGCGATCCCGGCCTCCGTCGGGTTTTCCAGGCGAGCGTCCTGA
- the cydD gene encoding thiol reductant ABC exporter subunit CydD has translation MRRFLVATTACGVLIAACTIASAVVLAGIVARVITDPASRSVSALGVPIAILGALWLIRTVTQWQQGRLAQRGASAVIADLSEQVLTAATVLPPRDLAAHRDDAAVVITRGLDGLRVYFTNYLPSLFLAAVLTPATVVVIALYDWKSAVIVLIALPLIPVFMILIGMATADRSAAALAAMTTLQSRLLDLVAGLSTLRALGRTAGATIQITELDAAHRRSAMSTMRIAFLSALVLELIATLGVALVAVAVGMRLVFGEMTLTAGLTALLLAPEVFWPLRRVGAAFHAAQDGKTAVQAAFRFLDAVPPPQTGTAALPGDAVTVQVEIPDLTARPGRVTVLTGPNGIGKSTLLQAILGLDRPTSGRIRVNGIDVADLDRGQWWSKVAWLAQRPVLIPGTVQQNLELFGPLPDVGSACRAACFDEVLATLPDGLQTVIGRGGVGLSLGQRQRLGLARVLGSAAPVLLFDEPTAHLDGPTEARVLDAIGQRAADGATVIVVGHRDTVLALGDVVVDMGGQRVAP, from the coding sequence ATGCGCCGGTTTCTGGTGGCCACCACGGCCTGCGGCGTGCTCATCGCCGCCTGCACCATCGCTTCGGCGGTGGTGCTGGCCGGCATCGTCGCGCGGGTGATCACCGATCCGGCGTCCCGCAGCGTCTCCGCGCTGGGTGTGCCGATCGCGATCCTGGGGGCGCTGTGGCTGATCCGCACCGTGACGCAGTGGCAGCAGGGCCGACTCGCCCAGCGCGGAGCCAGCGCCGTGATCGCCGACCTCAGCGAGCAGGTGCTGACCGCGGCCACGGTACTGCCGCCTCGCGACCTGGCCGCCCACCGTGACGATGCCGCGGTGGTGATCACCCGCGGCCTCGACGGACTGCGGGTCTACTTCACCAACTATCTGCCGTCACTGTTCCTGGCCGCGGTGCTGACCCCCGCCACCGTGGTCGTCATCGCGCTCTACGACTGGAAGTCGGCGGTGATCGTGCTGATCGCGCTGCCGCTCATCCCGGTGTTCATGATCCTGATCGGGATGGCCACCGCGGACCGGTCGGCCGCGGCACTGGCCGCGATGACCACCCTGCAGTCCCGGCTGCTGGACCTGGTCGCCGGGCTGTCCACCCTGCGGGCGCTGGGCCGCACCGCCGGGGCCACCATCCAGATCACCGAACTCGACGCGGCACACCGGCGTTCGGCGATGTCCACGATGCGCATCGCGTTCCTGTCGGCGCTGGTGCTGGAGCTCATCGCCACACTCGGGGTGGCGCTGGTGGCGGTGGCGGTCGGCATGCGGCTGGTGTTCGGCGAGATGACGCTGACCGCCGGCCTGACCGCGCTGCTGCTCGCGCCGGAGGTGTTCTGGCCGTTGCGCCGGGTCGGGGCCGCGTTCCACGCCGCCCAGGACGGCAAGACGGCGGTGCAGGCGGCGTTCCGCTTCCTCGACGCGGTGCCGCCGCCGCAGACCGGCACCGCCGCCCTGCCCGGCGACGCGGTGACCGTGCAGGTCGAGATACCGGATCTGACCGCCCGGCCCGGCCGGGTGACGGTGTTGACCGGCCCCAACGGCATCGGGAAATCGACACTGCTGCAGGCGATCCTCGGTCTGGACCGGCCGACGTCGGGCCGGATCCGGGTGAACGGCATCGACGTGGCCGACCTGGACCGCGGTCAGTGGTGGTCGAAGGTGGCGTGGCTGGCGCAGCGGCCGGTGCTGATCCCGGGCACCGTGCAGCAGAACCTGGAGTTGTTCGGCCCGTTGCCCGATGTGGGGTCGGCCTGCCGGGCCGCGTGCTTCGACGAGGTGCTGGCCACGTTGCCCGACGGCTTGCAGACCGTCATCGGGCGCGGCGGGGTCGGGCTGTCCCTGGGGCAACGCCAGCGACTCGGCCTGGCCCGGGTGCTCGGATCCGCGGCTCCGGTGCTGTTGTTCGATGAACCCACCGCCCACCTCGACGGGCCCACCGAGGCGCGGGTGCTGGACGCGATCGGACAGCGCGCCGCCGACGGGGCGACGGTGATCGTGGTGGGCCACCGCGACACCGTCCTGGCCCTCGGCGACGTGGTGGTCGACATGGGAGGTCAACGTGTCGCGCCGTGA